Proteins from a genomic interval of Rubinisphaera italica:
- a CDS encoding VOC family protein, which produces MKQSLAETTSALMPFHLAVQVHDIAEARKFYGSLLGCPEGRSAETWVDFDFFGHQFVCHLNPDLKAAALHHNPVDGHAVPVPHYGVVLTLDRWSELADKLQTAGVQFVIEPYIRFEGQPGEQGTMFFYDPSGNALEFKGFRDMNSLFAT; this is translated from the coding sequence ATGAAACAGAGTTTAGCAGAGACAACTTCCGCACTCATGCCATTCCATCTCGCGGTACAAGTTCACGATATCGCAGAAGCTCGAAAATTTTATGGGAGCTTACTCGGTTGCCCGGAAGGCCGCAGTGCAGAAACATGGGTCGATTTCGATTTCTTCGGCCATCAATTTGTCTGTCATCTGAATCCAGATTTAAAAGCTGCGGCATTGCATCACAACCCGGTTGATGGACACGCAGTGCCGGTTCCTCATTATGGAGTTGTACTAACATTAGACCGCTGGAGTGAGCTGGCTGACAAACTTCAAACTGCTGGCGTGCAGTTTGTGATTGAACCCTATATTCGCTTTGAAGGTCAGCCTGGAGAACAGGGAACCATGTTCTTTTACGACCCTTCTGGTAATGCGCTGGAATTCAAAGGTTTCCGAGACATGAATTCGCTTTTCGCAACTTGA
- a CDS encoding sigma-54-dependent transcriptional regulator: MSSLSQQKILFIDDLPNLCEEMVTILRSVDLDAEAMLSPHAAIPRIARGEFALVITGLVIAELNGFEIIQRIRGAGSRVPIIMVTGYGTEQSAIEAARLGVADYLTKPVAEAELIARVKRVLKQNLPQESDGPRILARMISADPSMNSVFEKVKTIASTESRVLILGETGAGKQVLAHAIHDQSRRKKEPFVEVNCAAIPANLLESELFGHEEGAFTGASKRRIGRFEAAGKGTIFLDEIGELSFDLQSKLLHVLDSGKFCRVGGNKDQVSQARLVSATNRDLIKEVELGRFRADLFYRLNVICIELPPLRERPGDISILIQHFMEKFVAPSQKPPIIMPEALSILTRYSWPGNIRELQNMAEQLAIMKAGEKIGVVDLPQRIIDKGTTETQTSPFVAESIPFRTARDQFEKEYLGRLIMQVQGNLAEGARIAEMDRAQFYRLVKKHGLTSSSHQNANT; this comes from the coding sequence ATGTCGTCCTTATCTCAACAGAAAATCCTGTTTATCGATGACTTGCCGAATCTCTGTGAAGAGATGGTGACCATCCTGCGATCAGTCGATTTGGATGCGGAAGCGATGCTCAGCCCCCATGCAGCTATTCCTCGAATTGCTCGGGGAGAGTTTGCTTTAGTCATCACGGGATTGGTAATCGCAGAACTTAACGGCTTTGAAATCATTCAACGAATTCGAGGGGCTGGCTCTCGTGTTCCCATCATCATGGTGACCGGATATGGAACCGAACAATCGGCTATTGAAGCAGCCAGGCTCGGAGTGGCCGATTATCTCACAAAGCCTGTCGCTGAAGCGGAACTTATTGCCAGAGTGAAACGAGTTCTGAAGCAAAATCTGCCTCAGGAATCGGACGGCCCACGCATACTGGCTCGAATGATTTCGGCAGATCCGTCGATGAATTCCGTCTTTGAGAAGGTGAAAACTATCGCCTCAACTGAGAGTCGGGTTTTAATTCTCGGAGAAACCGGAGCTGGAAAGCAGGTGCTCGCTCATGCGATTCATGATCAGAGTCGGCGGAAAAAAGAGCCTTTTGTCGAAGTTAACTGCGCGGCAATCCCTGCGAATCTACTGGAGAGTGAACTGTTCGGCCATGAGGAAGGAGCCTTCACTGGAGCCTCGAAACGTCGTATCGGACGTTTTGAAGCCGCCGGCAAGGGAACGATCTTTCTGGATGAAATTGGTGAGCTCAGTTTTGATTTGCAATCAAAATTACTGCACGTATTGGACAGTGGAAAATTCTGTCGGGTGGGAGGGAATAAAGACCAGGTCAGTCAGGCACGATTAGTTTCGGCGACCAATCGCGACCTGATCAAAGAAGTTGAACTGGGTCGGTTCCGAGCCGACTTGTTTTATCGATTGAATGTCATCTGTATTGAACTTCCACCACTGCGAGAACGACCTGGAGATATCTCGATACTGATTCAGCATTTCATGGAGAAATTCGTCGCCCCAAGCCAAAAACCCCCCATCATCATGCCGGAGGCACTCTCCATTTTGACGCGTTACTCCTGGCCTGGAAACATTCGAGAATTGCAAAACATGGCTGAGCAATTAGCGATCATGAAAGCTGGAGAGAAAATTGGAGTGGTCGATTTACCTCAGCGAATCATTGATAAAGGAACAACTGAGACACAGACGTCTCCTTTTGTCGCTGAAAGTATCCCATTCCGCACGGCTCGGGATCAGTTTGAAAAAGAGTATCTCGGAAGGCTCATCATGCAGGTTCAAGGGAATCTGGCTGAGGGAGCCCGGATCGCTGAAATGGATCGTGCCCAATTTTATCGACTGGTCAAAAAGCATGGGTTAACATCGAGCTCCCATCAGAATGCTAATACTTAA